ATCTCATAGCCGGCGAGGCGAGCGGAGACCTGCACGGATCGCTACTGATGCAGGAACTCAAACAGCAAGATCCCGAAGCAGATTTTAGATTTTGGGGTGGTGATCTCATGGAGCAGCAGGGCGGTACGCTGGTCAAGCACTACCGCGATCTTGCCTTTATGGGATTTGCTGAGGTTTTGTCAAACCTCCGTACAATCTTCAAGAATATCAAGCAGTGTAAACGAGATATTGAGAAGTTTTCGCCCGATGTAATTATTTACATTGATTATCCAGGTTTCAACTTTAGGATTATGCAATGGGCGCGCAAAAAGGGTTATCGCAATCATTATTACATCTCACCACAGATCTGGGCGTGGAAAGAGGGTCGCATCAAGTCCATCAAACGCGATGTAGACGAGATGTACGTGATCTTGCCTTTCGAGAAAAAATTCTACGAGGAGAAGCACCAGTTTCCAGTACATTTTGTCGGGCACCCTTTGATCGATGCCATCGCTCAGCGACCTCAAACAGATCATGAAGCCTTTCTGGAAAAATATAAACTGGACGATCGCCCTTTGATTGCCTTGTTGCCCGGTAGCCGTAAACAAGAGATCCGTAAAATGTTGAGCGTCATGCTCAAGATGGTAGATCGTTTCCCAGGTTACCAATTCATCATCGCTGGTGCACCTGGTCAGGAAACCGATTTTTATAAACCTTTTTTACAAAGTCATGACGTAACTCTCGTGATGAATGAGACCTACAAACTGCTGAGCTTGAGCCATGCGGCGATGGTCACCTCAGGCACGGCGACATTAGAGACGGCATTATTCAAAGTGCCCCAGGTCGTTTGTTATAAAGGAGGGAGCATTTCCTACCAGATCGCAAAACGCATTATCGATCTGGACTACATCTCATTGGTAAATTTGATCATGGACGCACCCGTGGTAAAGGAACTGATCCAAAAAGAATTTAATGAAAAGAGTCTGGAGAAGGAGCTTACTAACCTTCTGGACCCTACCTACCGCAACCGCATGTTTGCGAATTATTACGACCTTGAGAAAAAACTCGGTGGAACGGGAGCGAGTAAGGAAACAGCTTCTCTGATATATGAATTTATAAAATCATAGAATTTTGAAAATTAATACGCTTTCGCGAAAGCGGAACCTCAAAACACCCCTTTTAAGATATGCAGCACTA
This genomic interval from Nonlabens spongiae contains the following:
- the lpxB gene encoding lipid-A-disaccharide synthase — its product is MKYYLIAGEASGDLHGSLLMQELKQQDPEADFRFWGGDLMEQQGGTLVKHYRDLAFMGFAEVLSNLRTIFKNIKQCKRDIEKFSPDVIIYIDYPGFNFRIMQWARKKGYRNHYYISPQIWAWKEGRIKSIKRDVDEMYVILPFEKKFYEEKHQFPVHFVGHPLIDAIAQRPQTDHEAFLEKYKLDDRPLIALLPGSRKQEIRKMLSVMLKMVDRFPGYQFIIAGAPGQETDFYKPFLQSHDVTLVMNETYKLLSLSHAAMVTSGTATLETALFKVPQVVCYKGGSISYQIAKRIIDLDYISLVNLIMDAPVVKELIQKEFNEKSLEKELTNLLDPTYRNRMFANYYDLEKKLGGTGASKETASLIYEFIKS